Proteins encoded by one window of Antechinus flavipes isolate AdamAnt ecotype Samford, QLD, Australia chromosome 4, AdamAnt_v2, whole genome shotgun sequence:
- the GHDC gene encoding GH3 domain-containing protein → MLLPPLLLLLLLPLTLLWWQKSRRVRKTWGHRAALRALGWAAAWAKWRLEESTRQVHQSQKQTLQRCLRGPQRATCPRGEIPDLDGFRNQFPLIRPCLDPHSKTGGSDEGLAKLQHPPFNPTLWESSLQAMLLSFNSLKETYPGALVPGGTARLTLTSPWPCSLPWPLRPLDWACPPGADAGDPRTLLLAALGTRDLQVLEAGTATELLDVFCCLGADWEGLVEAVAAGQPGFSPPAPNRAAELKTELEQGPQGLVRRLWPQLQVVVTMDAGGQDVAKAALGATWCQGLPFFSPAYVAAGGMIGLNLCPKQQKPDYLLLPGPPFVELLPAWERSQEEAPRTLLLGEALRGKEYELVLTGGARLTRCPLGDVVQVIDFYNQCPVVRFVRRLGQSLNVRGEGISEDVFSGALLCAVGLWPGAKLLDYCCAESSIVGSFSDASAPHYEVFVELRGVRGLSEDHRHKLDHCLQEASPTYKSLRFRGSIGPAQVHLVGQGGFRELRTLLSSSPSFMPFSSFPPEMPRILKQRDLVQFLLRKVVS, encoded by the exons ATGCTGCTGCCGccgctgctgctgttgctgttactGCCCTTGACCCTGCTCTGGTGGCAGAAGTCCCGAAGGGTGAGGAAGACCTGGGGCCACCGTGCGGCCTTGAGAGCCCTGGGCTGGGCCGCAGCCTGGGCCAAGTGGCGCCTGGAGGAGAGCACCAGACAGGTCCACCAGAGCCAGAAGCAGACATTGCAGCGATGTCTTCGGGGACCTCAAAGGGCCACCTGCCCCCGGGGGGAAATACCAG ATTTGGACGGTTTCCGGAATCAGTTCCCTCTGATTCGGCCTTGCCTGGATCCCCACAGCAAGACAGGGGGCTCGGATGAGGGCTTGGCAAAGTTGCAGCATCCGCCATTCAACCCCACCCTGTGGGAGTCTTCTTTACAG GCCATGTTGCTGAGTTTCAATTCTCTGAAGGAGACGTATCCAGGGGCACTGGTCCCAGGAGGCACTGCCCGTTTGACCCTCACTTCCCCCTGGCCTTGCTCCCTTCCCTGGCCCTTGAGACCCCTGGACTGGGCTTGTCCCCCTGGGGCAGATGCAGGGGACCCTCGGACACTGCTTCTAGCAGCTCTTGGAACCCGGGATCTGCAGGTGCTAGAGGCCGGGACAGCAACGGAGTTGCTGGATGTCTTCTGCTGCCTTGGGGCTGACTGGGAGGGCCTGGTGGAAGCAGTGGCTGCTGGCCAGCCGGGCTTCTCGCCCCCGGCCCCCAACCGGGCAGCGGAGCTGAAAACCGAACTGGAGCAGGGCCCCCAGGGCCTGGTCCGAAGGCTCTGGCCCCAACTGCAGGTGGTGGTGACCATGGACGCAGGGGGGCAAGATGTAGCCAAGGCCGCCTTGGGGGCTACCTGGTGCCAAGGGCTGCCTTTCTTCTCACCTGCTTATGTGGCTGCCGGAG GTATGATCGGACTGAACCTCTGCCCAAAGCAGCAGAAGCCAGACTACCTTTTACTCCCAGGACCTCCCTTTGTGGAACTGCTCCCAGCCTGGGAGAGGAGCCAAGAGGAGGCCCCCCGCACCCTCCTGTTAGGAGAGGCCCTGCGAGGGAAAGAATATGAGCTGGTGCTGACCGGTGGTGCTCGTCTCACCAG GTGTCCCCTGGGGGATGTGGTCCAAGTCATTGACTTCTACAATCAATGTCCTGTCGTCAGATTTGTCCGCAG GCTGGGTCAGTCCCTCAATGTCCGAGGTGAGGGCATTTCTGAAGATGTGTTCTCTGGGGCATTGCTCTGTGCTGTGGGGCTCTGGCCAGGGGCCAAATTGCTGGATTACTGCTGTGCAGAAAGTAGCATTGTGG GCTCCTTCTCTGATGCCTCTGCTCCTCACTATGAAGTATTTGTAGAACTGAGAGGAGTAAGGGGCTTATCTGAAGACCATCGACACAAG CTCGATCACTGCCTCCAGGAAGCATCCCCCACCTACAAGTCTCTCCGTTTCCGAGGCAGTATTGGACCTGCCCAAGTCCACCTGGTGGGCCAAGGGGGCTTTCGTGAACTTCGgactctcctttcctcctctccctcatttatgcccttttcctcctttcccccagagATGCCCCGAATCCTGAAACAGAGAGACCTGGTCCAGTTTCTGCTAAGGAAGGTGGTGTCTTGA
- the HCRT gene encoding hypocretin neuropeptide precursor yields the protein MVFLVLALSDPRDVRRCPSLPPTSHSHYKPRGESCPVTAAQHLLGPAPVTGQPYSSGGPFLQGSCTMDPSTSKAPWATVTLLLLLLVLPALLPARAAAQPMPNCCRQKTCSCRLYDLLHGAGNHAAGILTLGKRRAGLSGLQGRLQRLLQASGNHAAGILTVGRRAGAGGEPLSSPSGAPGYSSCSRGPGTGSCAGHLCTDSPAAQDMVQSWKGS from the exons ATGGTATTCTTGGTTCTGGCTTTGTCTGATCCGAGGGATGTGCGTAGATGCCCGTCCCTCCCCCCCACAAGCCACAGTCACTATAAGCCTCGGGGCGAGAGCTGCCCAGTCACTGCTGCCCAGCATCTGCTTGGCCCTGCGCCTGTGACTGGACAGCCTTACAGCTCTGGCGGCCCCTTTCTCCAGGGCTCCTGCACTATGGATCCAAGCACTTCAAAG GCTCCCTGGGCCACCGTGACACTGCTGCTCCTGTTGCTGGTGCTCCCGGCCTTGCTCCCGGCCCGGGCGGCAGCCCAGCCCATGCCCAATTGCTGCCGCCAGAAAACCTGTTCCTGTCGTCTCTACGACCTGCTGCACGGAGCCGGCAACCACGCGGCGGGCATCCTCACCCTGGGGAAACGGAGGGCGGGCCTCTCCGGGCTGCAGGGACGGCTCCAGAGGCTCCTGCAAGCCAGCGGCAACCACGCCGCGGGCATCCTCACGGTGGGGCGCCGGGCTGGCGCCGGCGGAGAGCCCCTCTCCAGTCCCTCCGGAGCTCCGGGCTACAGCAGCTGCTCCCGGGGCCCTGGCACTGGCTCCTGCGCTGGGCATCTGTGTACCGACAGCCCCGCGGCACAAGACATggtccagagctggaaggggtccTAA